The proteins below come from a single Chryseobacterium capnotolerans genomic window:
- a CDS encoding Fur family transcriptional regulator: MKQVRNTHAKTEILNLINGSEVALSHSDIQKKLGELCNRVTIYRVLERLENEGAIHRIVNVDGVVNFAKCSGKCSHEQHFHNHVHFNCKKCHSVTCIENAIPEISLPEHFIAEEYNFIISGVCPKCTIKA, translated from the coding sequence ATGAAACAGGTTAGAAATACCCACGCCAAAACTGAAATTTTAAACCTTATTAATGGCTCTGAGGTAGCATTGAGTCATTCTGATATTCAGAAGAAATTAGGAGAGCTATGTAATAGAGTTACGATTTACAGGGTTTTAGAACGTCTTGAAAATGAGGGAGCTATTCACAGGATTGTTAATGTGGATGGTGTCGTAAATTTTGCGAAATGCAGTGGAAAATGTAGTCATGAACAACATTTTCATAATCATGTGCATTTTAACTGTAAAAAATGCCATTCAGTGACATGTATTGAGAATGCAATCCCTGAAATTAGCTTACCGGAGCATTTTATTGCGGAAGAATATAACTTTATTATTAGCGGAGTGTGCCCAAAATGTACGATAAAGGCATAA
- a CDS encoding XRE family transcriptional regulator — protein MSIFSNNIRSLRAKRKLSQQNVADDLTISRVRYSKYENGISEPPIELLIKISKYFHVSIDLLLSVDLQKYSTEDMLKLPDNRIVLPVAVDDLGNDTIEIIPQKASMGYLEGYSDVGYIESLQRIALPFLNNGKYRAFPADGDSMPPFRNGSYIVGKYVEGIDELKPGKTYVFITQNDGITYKRFKENKGNAICVTADNSFYEPYDIPFEDIVEIWQYASGIFPEDFEPGDYESYNFKEMFRELRQDIKELDKKVSTRRRKSSQ, from the coding sequence ATGTCAATTTTTTCAAATAATATACGCTCTCTAAGAGCCAAGAGAAAACTTTCTCAACAAAATGTAGCTGATGACCTTACGATATCCCGGGTGAGATATTCTAAATATGAGAATGGGATTTCAGAACCTCCTATTGAGCTTCTAATCAAAATTTCAAAGTATTTTCACGTCAGTATAGATCTTTTATTGTCTGTAGATCTTCAGAAATATTCAACAGAAGATATGCTGAAACTTCCGGACAATAGAATTGTTCTTCCTGTAGCAGTGGATGATCTTGGCAATGATACCATAGAAATTATTCCTCAGAAAGCCTCTATGGGGTATTTGGAAGGATATAGTGATGTTGGATATATTGAAAGTCTCCAGCGTATTGCCCTGCCCTTTTTGAATAATGGAAAATACAGAGCATTTCCGGCAGACGGAGACTCAATGCCGCCATTCAGAAACGGTTCTTATATTGTAGGAAAATATGTAGAGGGAATTGATGAATTGAAACCGGGAAAAACTTATGTTTTCATTACCCAAAATGATGGGATTACTTATAAGCGTTTTAAAGAAAATAAAGGAAATGCGATTTGTGTAACTGCGGATAATTCTTTCTATGAACCTTATGATATTCCGTTTGAGGATATTGTAGAGATCTGGCAATATGCTTCAGGTATTTTCCCGGAAGATTTTGAACCGGGAGATTATGAAAGTTACAATTTCAAAGAAATGTTCAGGGAGTTGAGACAGGATATCAAAGAATTGGATAAAAAGGTTTCTACACGCCGTAGAAAGTCTTCACAATAA
- the metE gene encoding 5-methyltetrahydropteroyltriglutamate--homocysteine S-methyltransferase: MQTHILGYPRIGSKRELKKACEQYWSGKIVLEELLTAGRTICSQNWNLQKEAGIDLIPCNDFSYYDQVLDMSLVVGAIPTRYHEVALKKNNSELDLYFAMARGYQKEGLDITAMEMTKWFDTNYHYIVPEFYKNQQFKLTSDKIFNEFAGAKQAGINAKPVIIGLVSYLLLGKEKEEGFDKLDLAHHLLPVYIEILSKLQNQGAEWIQFDEPFLALDLTEKAKEAYTFVYAELRRLFPKLKFIVTTYFEGLKNNASLASSLPVNVLHIDLARNPEQLEDVLNSIPESLSLSIGVVDGRNIWKNDYEKSLSFIKKATEKLGSERVFIAPSCSLLHSPCDLDVENGLHTEIKNWLSFAKQKVKEVVTLKELAAGTSDPAILQDFEDNKKAASDRRTSSLIHNESVKQRASSVTEKDSQRKNPFSIRKEAQQKALQLPLFPTTTIGSFPQTAEVRTWRAKFKKGELTAEQYDTLLKEETQRTIRWQEDIGIDVLVHGEYERNDMVEYFGEQLQGFTFTKNGWVQSYGSRCVKPPIIFGDVSRPEPMTVYWSQYAQSQTNQWVKGMLTGPVTILQWSFVRDDQPRSETCKQIALAIRDEVQDLEKAGIRIIQIDEPAIREGLPLRKTDWQNYLKWAVEAFKISASGVEDATQIHTHMCYSEFNDIIKNIADMDADVITIECSRSQMELLHAFADFKYPNEIGPGVYDIHSPRVPSKEEMIELLKKAQDVIPSNQLWVNPDCGLKTRHWEETEKALIAMVAAAKEASLEYAS; encoded by the coding sequence ATGCAAACTCACATTCTGGGCTATCCGCGTATTGGTAGCAAAAGAGAACTTAAAAAGGCCTGCGAACAGTATTGGTCAGGTAAAATCGTTTTGGAAGAACTTCTTACAGCAGGAAGAACCATCTGCAGCCAAAACTGGAATCTACAGAAAGAAGCAGGGATAGACCTTATTCCGTGTAATGATTTCTCTTATTACGATCAGGTATTGGATATGAGCCTGGTGGTAGGAGCTATTCCTACACGATATCATGAAGTAGCGCTTAAAAAGAACAATTCTGAACTGGATCTTTATTTTGCGATGGCAAGAGGCTATCAGAAAGAAGGATTGGATATCACCGCTATGGAAATGACTAAATGGTTTGATACCAATTACCATTATATTGTTCCTGAATTTTATAAAAACCAGCAATTTAAACTTACCTCAGATAAAATATTCAATGAATTTGCAGGGGCTAAGCAGGCAGGAATTAATGCAAAACCTGTAATTATTGGTCTGGTTTCTTATTTACTTTTAGGAAAGGAAAAAGAAGAAGGATTTGATAAGCTGGATCTTGCCCATCATCTTCTTCCTGTTTATATTGAGATCTTATCAAAACTACAAAACCAGGGTGCTGAATGGATTCAGTTTGATGAACCTTTCTTAGCCTTAGACCTTACTGAAAAAGCAAAAGAAGCTTATACTTTTGTCTATGCTGAACTTAGAAGATTGTTTCCAAAGCTTAAGTTTATTGTAACCACTTATTTTGAAGGCTTAAAGAACAATGCGTCTCTTGCTTCTTCACTTCCTGTAAATGTTCTGCATATTGATCTGGCAAGAAATCCTGAACAGCTTGAAGACGTTCTCAATTCTATTCCTGAGAGCCTGAGCTTATCAATAGGAGTTGTAGATGGAAGAAACATCTGGAAAAATGATTATGAAAAATCTTTGTCCTTTATTAAAAAAGCAACTGAAAAACTGGGATCTGAAAGAGTTTTCATCGCTCCGTCATGTTCTTTGCTGCACTCACCATGTGATTTAGATGTTGAAAACGGTCTTCATACCGAAATTAAAAACTGGCTTTCTTTTGCTAAACAAAAGGTAAAAGAGGTAGTAACACTTAAAGAGCTCGCTGCAGGAACTTCAGACCCAGCTATTCTACAGGATTTTGAGGATAACAAAAAAGCGGCTTCAGATAGAAGAACATCTTCGCTGATCCATAATGAAAGCGTAAAACAAAGAGCAAGCTCTGTAACAGAGAAGGACTCACAGAGGAAAAACCCATTCAGTATCCGTAAGGAAGCACAACAAAAGGCATTACAGCTTCCATTATTTCCAACAACAACCATCGGATCATTTCCACAGACTGCCGAAGTAAGAACCTGGAGAGCCAAATTCAAAAAAGGAGAACTAACTGCAGAACAATATGATACTTTATTAAAAGAGGAAACCCAGAGAACCATCCGCTGGCAGGAAGACATCGGAATTGATGTTCTGGTTCACGGAGAATACGAGCGTAATGATATGGTGGAATATTTTGGAGAGCAATTGCAAGGATTTACTTTTACTAAAAACGGCTGGGTACAAAGCTACGGAAGCCGTTGCGTAAAACCACCGATCATTTTTGGAGATGTTTCCAGGCCTGAGCCAATGACTGTATACTGGTCTCAGTATGCGCAGTCTCAAACCAATCAATGGGTAAAAGGAATGCTGACAGGGCCTGTAACTATTTTACAATGGTCATTTGTACGTGACGATCAGCCTCGTTCCGAAACCTGTAAACAAATTGCCCTGGCAATCCGTGATGAAGTTCAGGATCTTGAAAAAGCAGGGATCAGAATTATTCAGATTGATGAACCTGCTATTCGTGAAGGGCTACCATTGAGAAAAACAGACTGGCAAAATTATCTGAAATGGGCAGTAGAAGCATTTAAAATCTCAGCAAGTGGAGTAGAAGATGCTACCCAAATCCATACCCATATGTGTTATTCAGAATTTAATGATATCATTAAAAACATTGCAGATATGGATGCTGATGTGATTACAATAGAATGTTCAAGGTCTCAAATGGAACTTTTACATGCTTTCGCAGACTTCAAATATCCTAATGAGATCGGTCCGGGTGTGTATGATATTCATTCACCAAGAGTTCCTTCCAAGGAAGAAATGATTGAACTGCTGAAAAAGGCTCAGGATGTCATTCCTTCGAATCAACTTTGGGTCAATCCGGATTGTGGTTTAAAAACCAGACATTGGGAAGAAACGGAAAAGGCTTTAATTGCTATGGTTGCTGCTGCTAAAGAAGCATCTTTAGAATATGCCTCTTAA
- a CDS encoding M24 family metallopeptidase, which yields MKTKMEIPLPLSLKERDRRWDIARTIMRKNELDTLVIYGDRESAAPAPFCIDHYFTNDRLGSVVIFHKEEKPIVVTFASMMVADHMQASHRGDQQWIEPEQIYVGKTGAGIGNILKKMGLSNTPRIGIIGLEPYPPFYFDGALPYRTWKGIMEAFPNAELKPVYMDFFKLTAPKSDEELALIRHAAHIGEAMSEAMRMTIKPGVSEAEVAAVITSTCISMGGFTAEILMGSGPEYIGWGPPAWQYRSQPPRIIKEGDIVLSEIFALYGMYETQHQAAVAVGNIHPDLERAALVARECYEAGVDVLKSGKTFGEVVDVMEKPLLEAGGWHVHPLIHSINPYGPIGFGTAPGIEKLPQAARYGNVGRLPNPGRDLVLQEGMCFAFEPNCAFGNHLANIGGTVIVGSDRGIELNTNSTHLMRAEY from the coding sequence ATGAAAACAAAGATGGAAATACCATTACCTCTATCGTTAAAAGAGCGTGACCGTCGTTGGGATATTGCACGCACTATCATGAGAAAAAATGAACTGGACACTCTTGTTATCTATGGAGACAGAGAATCTGCAGCACCAGCTCCGTTTTGTATTGATCATTATTTTACCAATGACAGACTTGGATCTGTGGTGATATTTCACAAAGAAGAAAAGCCAATTGTTGTAACTTTTGCTTCAATGATGGTGGCCGACCATATGCAGGCTTCCCATCGTGGAGATCAGCAATGGATTGAGCCTGAGCAAATCTATGTTGGTAAAACCGGAGCCGGTATTGGAAATATCCTTAAAAAGATGGGACTTTCAAATACACCCAGGATAGGGATCATCGGTTTGGAGCCTTATCCACCCTTCTATTTTGACGGAGCACTTCCCTATCGCACTTGGAAAGGCATCATGGAAGCCTTTCCAAACGCCGAATTAAAGCCTGTATATATGGATTTTTTCAAACTGACTGCTCCCAAAAGTGATGAAGAACTGGCTTTAATCAGACATGCGGCCCACATCGGGGAAGCAATGAGTGAAGCGATGCGAATGACAATTAAGCCTGGAGTAAGTGAAGCTGAAGTAGCTGCAGTGATTACTTCGACCTGTATTTCAATGGGCGGATTTACGGCTGAAATATTAATGGGGTCAGGACCTGAATATATTGGCTGGGGGCCGCCGGCTTGGCAATACCGGTCACAACCTCCTAGAATCATTAAAGAAGGAGATATTGTTTTGTCTGAGATCTTTGCGCTGTATGGAATGTATGAAACTCAGCATCAGGCCGCAGTAGCAGTTGGAAATATACATCCGGATCTTGAACGTGCAGCTCTTGTTGCCCGCGAGTGTTATGAAGCAGGTGTTGATGTTTTGAAATCGGGAAAAACATTTGGAGAAGTTGTTGATGTCATGGAAAAACCACTTTTAGAAGCTGGTGGATGGCATGTACATCCTTTGATACATAGTATAAACCCTTATGGCCCAATTGGATTTGGAACCGCTCCGGGAATTGAAAAATTGCCACAAGCTGCCCGATACGGAAATGTTGGTAGACTGCCTAACCCTGGTAGAGATTTAGTCCTACAGGAAGGGATGTGCTTTGCCTTTGAACCCAATTGTGCTTTTGGAAATCATCTTGCCAATATCGGCGGAACTGTAATTGTTGGCAGTGACAGAGGGATTGAACTCAATACCAACTCTACTCATCTGATGAGGGCAGAATATTAA
- a CDS encoding MerC domain-containing protein: MKSKILDAVGISAVVLCLVHCIIFPLLLIIPLGISHNPYIDLAFLIIGTFVVYRQTRHMTNNWLRILFWASIGCIAISILIDFLFEIHLPFIYAGAAGLITAHLINFKNHKH, encoded by the coding sequence ATGAAGTCAAAAATTCTTGATGCAGTAGGAATATCAGCCGTCGTTCTGTGCCTGGTTCATTGTATTATTTTCCCTTTGTTGCTTATTATTCCTTTAGGGATATCACATAATCCTTATATCGACCTTGCATTCCTTATTATCGGAACCTTTGTGGTATACAGGCAAACAAGACATATGACCAATAATTGGTTACGAATTTTATTCTGGGCTTCCATTGGATGCATTGCTATTTCAATATTGATTGACTTTCTGTTTGAAATTCATTTGCCCTTCATCTATGCAGGTGCAGCAGGACTGATTACAGCACATCTTATCAACTTTAAAAATCATAAACATTAA
- a CDS encoding bacteriocin-like protein, with protein MKNFKKLDRNELKSISGEGLLDPIGNLLGGLGGVVGGVVGGVGTIVGGVIGGVGSTVGGVIGGVGTVVGNALCQTQCVVNGVIHIKLLECGSTC; from the coding sequence ATGAAAAATTTCAAAAAACTAGACAGAAACGAACTAAAATCTATTTCAGGAGAAGGATTACTTGATCCAATCGGAAACTTATTAGGAGGTCTAGGTGGCGTTGTTGGTGGCGTTGTCGGAGGAGTAGGTACTATCGTTGGTGGTGTTATCGGCGGTGTAGGTTCTACAGTAGGTGGTGTTATCGGCGGTGTAGGTACCGTTGTAGGAAACGCTTTATGCCAAACACAGTGTGTAGTTAATGGTGTAATCCACATCAAATTATTAGAGTGTGGTTCTACTTGCTAA
- a CDS encoding Lrp/AsnC family transcriptional regulator: protein MEQLDDKDIKLLKLLQNNAKLTVKELAKEINLSPSPVFERVKRLEQEGFVKRYAAVLDAEKLNRGFTVFCQIKLKIHDRSVGYDFVKEIMEISEVAECYNISGDFDFLLKVQVRDMKHYQDFVFNKLGSVDSIGSTHSTFVMAEVKNNHGLTL from the coding sequence GTGGAACAACTAGATGATAAGGATATAAAACTGCTGAAACTGCTTCAGAATAATGCAAAACTAACCGTTAAAGAACTTGCTAAGGAAATTAACCTGTCTCCTTCACCTGTTTTTGAGAGAGTAAAAAGGCTTGAACAGGAAGGTTTTGTGAAGAGATATGCGGCAGTACTGGATGCTGAAAAGCTTAACCGTGGATTTACGGTATTCTGCCAGATTAAATTAAAGATTCATGACCGTTCTGTGGGCTATGATTTTGTAAAAGAAATTATGGAAATTTCGGAAGTGGCAGAATGCTACAATATTTCCGGCGATTTTGATTTCCTGCTGAAAGTTCAGGTTCGGGATATGAAACATTATCAGGACTTTGTGTTCAATAAGCTTGGATCTGTAGATTCTATCGGCAGTACCCACAGTACATTTGTAATGGCTGAAGTCAAGAATAATCATGGGTTGACTTTATAG
- a CDS encoding glycosyltransferase family 4 protein → MRTILEFFIGGVLAYVLSVIVTPLVSKLSVKLHLVDYPNYRKVHRNPIPLIGGIVIVCISILTGCIMQAVFNKEIFIIMTGAVILFILGAIDDKKDVKAQHKLFIQLCISFVMALYGIRITSLFGFLGIYELPVYGQYVITVLLITGAVNSFNLMDGVDGLAGIIALSGFTFLLLSSLYSHHIMLAKMSIILIGCLISFLKYNFSEHQKIFLGDSGSLFLGFLLVSLGIYCLRYDFEKEQKTQLLYFLFVFMLPVFDFIRVCIGRMIKRISPFTADRTHLHHYMTEIGLTPKKIGFSILLIHLSLLVTAYLLVSFNINLVFVICITAVLSYYKILHMIRTFNIWKHKIKEMETSF, encoded by the coding sequence ATGAGAACCATTTTAGAATTTTTTATAGGCGGAGTACTGGCATATGTATTGTCTGTTATTGTAACTCCTTTGGTATCTAAACTTTCTGTTAAGTTACATCTGGTTGATTATCCTAATTACAGAAAGGTACATCGTAATCCTATCCCTTTAATTGGAGGAATTGTTATTGTATGCATTTCTATCCTTACAGGTTGTATCATGCAGGCTGTATTCAATAAAGAAATATTTATTATAATGACTGGAGCAGTTATCTTATTTATTCTGGGAGCTATTGATGATAAGAAAGATGTAAAAGCACAACACAAATTGTTTATCCAGCTTTGTATAAGCTTCGTAATGGCTCTGTACGGCATCAGAATCACTTCATTATTTGGTTTTTTAGGAATATATGAACTTCCGGTTTATGGGCAGTATGTGATTACTGTACTTTTAATTACCGGAGCTGTGAATTCATTTAACTTAATGGATGGAGTAGACGGGCTTGCCGGAATCATAGCATTATCAGGCTTTACTTTCTTACTACTCAGCAGCCTTTACAGTCACCATATAATGCTGGCTAAAATGAGCATCATCCTTATCGGCTGCCTTATCAGTTTTCTTAAATATAATTTTTCTGAACATCAGAAAATATTTCTGGGAGATTCCGGAAGTTTGTTCCTTGGATTTCTCCTTGTCAGTCTTGGAATTTACTGTCTCAGATACGATTTTGAGAAAGAGCAGAAAACACAACTTCTGTATTTTCTATTTGTTTTTATGCTTCCCGTTTTTGACTTTATACGGGTCTGTATCGGAAGAATGATCAAAAGAATATCACCTTTTACGGCTGACAGAACTCATCTTCATCACTATATGACAGAAATTGGATTAACCCCTAAAAAAATTGGATTTTCTATTCTTTTAATCCATCTCAGTCTTCTGGTTACAGCTTATTTATTAGTTTCCTTTAATATCAATTTAGTTTTCGTCATTTGTATTACTGCGGTTTTATCCTATTATAAGATTCTGCATATGATAAGAACTTTTAACATCTGGAAACACAAAATAAAAGAAATGGAAACTTCATTTTAA
- a CDS encoding helix-turn-helix domain-containing protein encodes MKTMEDVESYSIPYVSEKIGLQNVEGIVVNRAEDSVRKGLTNYPHTVNGFICAICIKGRAELKINFQKRLLEPHTLMVVLPGSMMEPIEISEDLHIDTIFFDPDCISSNSLSNNYMLFHEIRQLPCIRLNNTGFEIFSQHHTNISMHYHREESRSKTDILQFLLLALLAEIKDVYNTNNEQVQKHTRAAELTTIFFDLLYQHHKEERSVSFYAQKMHLTSKYLTTIIRKQTGKSILIWINEAVIAQSKSLLKTTNLSVMEITDVLNFAESSLFCRFFKRYTGMTPSAYRGN; translated from the coding sequence ATGAAAACCATGGAAGATGTTGAAAGTTACAGTATACCTTATGTATCTGAGAAGATAGGATTACAAAATGTAGAAGGAATTGTGGTAAACAGAGCAGAAGATTCTGTACGAAAGGGATTAACAAATTATCCACATACTGTTAATGGTTTTATCTGTGCCATCTGTATCAAAGGAAGAGCAGAACTGAAAATAAATTTTCAGAAAAGATTGTTGGAACCCCATACCCTGATGGTTGTACTTCCCGGTTCTATGATGGAGCCGATAGAAATATCAGAAGATCTGCATATAGATACTATTTTTTTCGATCCTGATTGTATTTCCAGCAATTCTCTTTCCAATAACTACATGCTTTTCCATGAAATAAGACAACTACCATGTATCAGGCTGAATAATACCGGTTTTGAAATCTTTAGCCAACATCATACAAATATTTCTATGCATTATCATAGAGAAGAAAGCAGGAGTAAGACAGATATACTTCAGTTCCTCTTATTAGCTCTTTTAGCAGAAATAAAAGATGTATATAATACGAATAATGAACAGGTTCAAAAACATACAAGGGCAGCAGAATTAACTACTATTTTTTTTGATTTATTATATCAGCATCATAAAGAAGAAAGAAGCGTTTCCTTTTATGCACAGAAAATGCATCTTACCAGTAAATATTTGACAACAATAATCCGTAAACAGACAGGGAAGTCTATCCTGATTTGGATCAATGAAGCAGTTATAGCACAATCTAAATCTTTATTGAAAACAACCAATCTTTCAGTCATGGAAATTACTGATGTACTAAATTTTGCTGAATCATCCCTCTTTTGTCGGTTTTTCAAACGATACACCGGTATGACGCCTTCTGCTTACAGAGGAAATTAA
- a CDS encoding DUF1972 domain-containing protein — protein MKTKIAIIGTVGLPANYGGFETLTEHLVEELSDQFDFTVYCSSKRYKKEERKPLYKRAKLKYIPLNANGIQSIPYDTLSIIHALFFSKVLIILGVAGSWILPFVRLFTNRKIIISIDGIEWKREKWSLPAKLYLWWAEKIAVKFSHIDISDNEAIQDYTALRYGTLSRIIEYGADHATPDGTITPEDLYKYPFLTSPYAVKVCRIEPENNVHKILEVFHTVQHKTLVIIGNWQNSEYGRNLKAQYKDSPNICILDPVYQQREIDLIRSNAEMYIHGHSAGGTNPSLVEAMYLKLPVFAFDVSYNRVTTENAAFYFRDTETLTSLLLTTTSSELNTCSLALRKIAERKYIWKKIAGRYRNLIRESCEVNTKQGIFSQASALKEKVLSEYEAVHLKNNQIFQSKY, from the coding sequence ATGAAAACAAAAATAGCCATTATCGGAACAGTAGGACTTCCTGCCAATTATGGAGGTTTTGAAACCTTAACTGAACATCTTGTAGAAGAATTATCGGATCAGTTTGATTTTACGGTATATTGCTCTTCAAAACGATATAAAAAAGAAGAAAGAAAGCCTCTTTATAAAAGAGCAAAACTGAAATACATTCCTCTAAATGCCAATGGAATACAAAGTATCCCTTATGATACGCTCAGTATTATCCATGCACTATTTTTTAGTAAAGTTTTAATTATATTGGGAGTTGCTGGATCATGGATCCTCCCTTTTGTAAGACTTTTTACCAACAGAAAAATTATCATTTCTATTGATGGAATTGAATGGAAAAGAGAAAAATGGAGCCTCCCTGCAAAACTGTATCTCTGGTGGGCTGAAAAAATTGCTGTCAAATTTTCTCATATTGATATTTCAGATAACGAAGCCATACAGGATTACACAGCATTACGATATGGAACACTGAGCAGGATTATCGAATATGGTGCTGATCATGCCACCCCGGATGGAACCATAACCCCCGAAGACCTCTATAAATATCCTTTTCTTACAAGCCCATATGCGGTAAAAGTTTGCCGAATAGAACCCGAAAATAATGTTCACAAAATATTGGAAGTGTTTCATACCGTTCAGCACAAAACTCTTGTGATTATAGGAAACTGGCAAAACAGCGAATACGGAAGAAACCTCAAGGCTCAGTATAAAGATTCCCCTAATATCTGTATTCTGGATCCTGTTTATCAACAAAGAGAAATTGATCTCATAAGAAGCAATGCCGAAATGTATATTCATGGCCATTCTGCCGGAGGAACAAACCCTTCATTAGTAGAAGCAATGTATCTGAAACTGCCTGTTTTTGCGTTTGATGTATCATATAATAGAGTCACGACAGAAAATGCCGCATTTTATTTCCGTGATACAGAGACCCTTACTTCTTTACTTCTTACTACAACTTCTTCAGAATTGAATACCTGTTCCTTGGCGCTCCGAAAAATTGCTGAAAGAAAATACATCTGGAAAAAGATTGCAGGCAGGTACAGAAACCTGATTCGGGAATCCTGTGAGGTAAATACCAAACAAGGGATATTTTCCCAGGCATCTGCACTTAAAGAAAAGGTTCTGTCAGAATATGAAGCAGTTCATCTTAAAAACAATCAGATTTTCCAATCAAAATACTAA
- a CDS encoding GTP-binding protein — MKKKLPVTVLSGFLGAGKTTLLNHILHNKQGLKVAVIVNDMSEVNIDARLVENQNTLSRTEEKLVEMSNGCICCTLREDLMIEVERLAHEDRFDYLLIESTGISEPIPVAQTFTYIDEESGIDLSRFSYVDTMVTVVDSFNFMKDFASNERLMDRSLTDIDGDYRTIVNLLTDQIEFANVIILNKADLIDPETLGFLKSAIKKLNPEASILESEFGKIDPKQILNTKLFDFDKAQHSAGWQKELQSEHHTPETEEYGISSVVFRNKRPFHPERLWEYLNQYPEGILRAKGLFWLASRSSDALNFSQAGGSFRLEKAGVWWSSMPMSHRVQYPSFLENQEFIESRWDKNWGDRINELVFIGQHLNKEQILQDLTDCLINDYEKELFDRKANFEDPFPEHI, encoded by the coding sequence ATGAAAAAGAAACTCCCTGTAACAGTACTCAGCGGTTTTTTAGGGGCTGGAAAAACAACTTTACTAAACCATATTCTGCATAATAAACAAGGCTTAAAAGTAGCAGTCATTGTTAATGATATGAGTGAAGTTAATATTGACGCCCGATTGGTTGAAAATCAGAATACCCTTTCAAGAACAGAAGAAAAGCTGGTTGAAATGAGCAATGGATGCATCTGCTGTACCTTAAGAGAAGATCTTATGATAGAAGTGGAACGCTTGGCGCATGAGGATCGTTTCGACTATCTTTTAATTGAAAGCACCGGCATCAGTGAACCTATTCCTGTAGCACAAACCTTCACGTATATAGATGAAGAAAGCGGAATAGACCTTTCCCGTTTCAGCTATGTAGATACTATGGTAACTGTAGTGGACAGTTTCAATTTCATGAAAGATTTCGCTTCGAATGAACGATTAATGGATCGCAGCCTTACTGATATTGACGGAGATTACCGTACCATTGTCAACCTTCTTACGGACCAGATTGAGTTTGCCAATGTCATTATTCTAAATAAAGCCGATCTGATTGATCCGGAAACGCTTGGATTTTTGAAATCTGCTATTAAAAAACTCAACCCGGAAGCCAGTATCCTGGAATCAGAATTCGGTAAAATTGATCCAAAACAGATCTTAAACACGAAACTTTTTGATTTTGATAAAGCCCAACATTCTGCAGGCTGGCAAAAAGAACTGCAATCCGAACATCATACCCCTGAAACAGAAGAATATGGAATAAGCTCTGTGGTATTCAGAAACAAACGTCCATTTCATCCGGAAAGGTTATGGGAGTATCTTAATCAGTATCCTGAAGGCATATTAAGAGCCAAAGGACTTTTCTGGCTAGCTTCCAGATCCAGCGATGCCCTTAACTTTTCTCAGGCAGGGGGTTCATTTCGTTTGGAGAAAGCAGGAGTCTGGTGGAGCAGTATGCCAATGAGCCATAGGGTACAATATCCTTCTTTTTTAGAAAATCAGGAATTTATTGAGAGCAGATGGGATAAAAACTGGGGTGACAGAATTAATGAATTGGTCTTTATCGGTCAACATCTCAACAAGGAGCAAATCTTACAGGACCTTACAGATTGCTTAATCAATGACTATGAAAAAGAATTATTCGATAGAAAAGCAAATTTTGAAGACCCTTTTCCTGAACATATCTAA